The sequence CAATAGCGGAAGCGTGAGACTCTACTTGGTTAGCTATACCATCCAAGCGTTTTAATTCTTTTTTATCATTTTCGATTATCTTTTTTAAAAAATTCGCCATGTTTTAAGTGTTCCTTTCAATTGACTCTATTTATTTTTTGCACTAAATGCACAATCATCCTTTCTATTTTATCATTAGTTGGCAAGAAAGGAAATAACTTCTCTTAATATTAACAATATATTATTTTATTTTTTATGTACATACGTTTGAAATAAGGAAAGAGACTGCGGCAAAACGTGTGCCGTCCTGCTACAGTCTCTTAGAAAATCGGAAATTTGAAAGAAAATACTCTTGATAACAATTTTTCTAATACTAGCTAGTCTTAGTTTTCCCTTGTTAAACCAAAGAAATTTACTTCCTTCATACTAAATTAATCTGTTTCGATCAAACCATATTTACCATCTTTACGACGATAAACAATGCTTGTTCCATTTGTTTCTGAATCTTCAAAGATAAAGAAGTTATGTCCTAACATGTTCATTTGCAAAACAGCTTCTTCACTATCCATTGGCTTCAATGAAAGACGTTTTGTACGAACAATGTCTAATTCTGGCGTTTCATCTGGTGTTTCTTCACCATTCAAGAAAATAGCTGCTTTAGCAGTGTTCATCCCTGTTTCACGAGATTTACGGTTAATTTTTGTTTTAAATTTACGAATTTGTCGTTCTAATTTATCTACAACTAAATCAACACTTGCATATAAATCAGGTGATGTTTCTTCAGCACGTAAAACTAAATAAGGTAGAGGAATCGTAACCTCAACTTTTGCTGTTTTTTCAGTATATACTTTTAAGTTCACGTGAACAGTTGCTTCAGGTGAATCACTGAAATAACGCTCTAATTTACCAACTTTTTTCTCTACATAGTCTCTAATAGCTTCAGTAACTTCAATATTTTCTCCACGCACATTATATCTAAACATAACGATTACCCCTTTCATCTGACACTAAAGAAGGAATAAAAGGACCACTCTGTTATCCTTCTTCTTAATTCTATTATAACGAATTATATTACTTTTGCCAACCAAATTGCGGTCGATTTTTCATTTTAATTCTTCTGTTATCTCGCAATAGAAAACGTATACAGTTTTGAAGGGTTCATCTCCAAAATAACTTGTGCTGCATGAAAAATTGTCCGACCGGTTGTATAAATATCATCAACTAAAAGAATTTCTTTATTTGAGATTATTTTTTGACCTTCTTTTGTCAGTAGGAAAGGTTGTTTTAACGCTAGTCGGTCTTTCCTTGTTTTTTGTACTTGTGATACACCATCTACGAAACGCTCGAGATAGGGCTGATAAGTGATACCTGCAGCGTCCAAAAGACCTTCAACTTGATTAAAGCCTCTGACCTTCATTCGTTCATTTGAAATTGGCATTGGAATCACTATAACGTTCTTTTTATGCTTAAAATAGTCCTGTAAGAAATTCGCAAAACTATATCTAAGACGATAATTACCTTTGAATTTATATTCTTCAAACCATTCTTGCATTGCTTGATTGTAGAAAAAAAGTGCTTCATGGTGAAAATCATAATTTGGATAATGCCTCTGCCATTTCAAACAGTCTTCACAATACAGTTTATTCGTCTGTCGCTGACAACCATGACAACTATCCTTTTTCTCTAGCAACTGAAACGTTTTTACACAGTGTAAACACAATTGTTCGGAGACTATTTTTTTAGGCAAAAAGATTTCCTTAAGCGTTAAATTTCTATTGATCATTTGAGCGCAATAATTACATTTCATCAATTAATCCCCGTTCTATCCCTAAAGCATTCATCTTTTTGATTTGCTTAATTGCACCTTTCATAGCTTTTGAACATCCGTCGTGCAAAAACCAGACTTCGCCTGCTGTATATTCCTTTCTTCGATCCACTCTGCCAGCAATTTGAACAAGAGCGGATGTCCCAAACACAGCATGATTTGCTCCTAGAACTATTACAGACACACCATCAAATGTCACACCTCTTTCCAATATTGTAGAGGTTATAAGAATTCGATATTTTTTATTTCGCATCTTCATAACTTTCTCCAGCCGCTCTGGATCTTGTGAATGAACGCAAGCCAGTGGTACTTCTGGAAATTTCTTTTCAATAGTTTCCTTCAAATTTTCCATCAAAGAAATACTAGGGCAAAAAATCAGCACATCATTTTTATTCCCCAGCGTACGAATTTTTTTTAGTAACGCTCTAGGAGCATTACCTTTCTTGATTTTCTTTTGCCATTGATTGCACCACTTTGTTCTTGGAACTGGCAAGGCTCTTCGATGATAACGAGCTGATAAAATACTAGTCTGTAATTCATTTTTTGCAGTCTTTTTGGTTAACTCTTTTGTCGGTGTTGCGGTTAAATAAATCAGCGAGCTAGTTTTCTTGATTGCTTGTTTTACTGCGTATTGTAATAACGGATTATCAACAAAAGGAAAAGCATCTACTTCATCAATGATCAATACATCAAAAGCCTGAAAGAAACGTAATAATTGGTGTGTTGTACATACTAACAGTTTAGTATAGTGATACTGCTCTTCCATTTTTCCATGA is a genomic window of Enterococcus haemoperoxidus ATCC BAA-382 containing:
- the hpf gene encoding ribosome hibernation-promoting factor, HPF/YfiA family; this encodes MFRYNVRGENIEVTEAIRDYVEKKVGKLERYFSDSPEATVHVNLKVYTEKTAKVEVTIPLPYLVLRAEETSPDLYASVDLVVDKLERQIRKFKTKINRKSRETGMNTAKAAIFLNGEETPDETPELDIVRTKRLSLKPMDSEEAVLQMNMLGHNFFIFEDSETNGTSIVYRRKDGKYGLIETD
- a CDS encoding ComF family protein, which gives rise to MKCNYCAQMINRNLTLKEIFLPKKIVSEQLCLHCVKTFQLLEKKDSCHGCQRQTNKLYCEDCLKWQRHYPNYDFHHEALFFYNQAMQEWFEEYKFKGNYRLRYSFANFLQDYFKHKKNVIVIPMPISNERMKVRGFNQVEGLLDAAGITYQPYLERFVDGVSQVQKTRKDRLALKQPFLLTKEGQKIISNKEILLVDDIYTTGRTIFHAAQVILEMNPSKLYTFSIAR
- a CDS encoding DEAD/DEAH box helicase, coding for MQELWGRKILKKEVDDIELVEEHGQKLSTMQEVNEKTIQCLRCGQIQNKSIVQLCNNHYFCPECIQLGRVDTSQKFYHLSEPIPVQRTVNFAWEGKLTEGQQAVSNDLLASVKENESRMIWAVTGAGKTEMLFKTIHHSLECGYRVGIASPRVDVCLELFPRIQAVFPDEPMILLHGKMEEQYHYTKLLVCTTHQLLRFFQAFDVLIIDEVDAFPFVDNPLLQYAVKQAIKKTSSLIYLTATPTKELTKKTAKNELQTSILSARYHRRALPVPRTKWCNQWQKKIKKGNAPRALLKKIRTLGNKNDVLIFCPSISLMENLKETIEKKFPEVPLACVHSQDPERLEKVMKMRNKKYRILITSTILERGVTFDGVSVIVLGANHAVFGTSALVQIAGRVDRRKEYTAGEVWFLHDGCSKAMKGAIKQIKKMNALGIERGLIDEM